In Pelmatolapia mariae isolate MD_Pm_ZW linkage group LG8, Pm_UMD_F_2, whole genome shotgun sequence, one genomic interval encodes:
- the tnrc6ba gene encoding trinucleotide repeat-containing gene 6B protein isoform X2: MEDKKRKKDEKRKREASQKVAEQKNKVPDLTKPASAQSSATQSSSASPSPGPTPSASPSPATSGPGSAATPSQGGNNAKRLAVANGQPTSTTSSSSTAGGSSVAGNSSASSGGGTQAPQQPPRYMPREVPPRFRCQQDHKVLLKRGQPPLSSMLLGGGVGGDGPNANVAAVSDSGTAASSLALTSSSVAASTTTSNYANSMWGASSGSQASSQGREKVIVDGNDLEEWPSIAGSDGGSSGNNGMPVNSISASGNQSSPTSSFSLPNECMQSSSSSAWVTAASQGHLGGGIAVTAAGPLLQQSSSLSKAPAVPGSHDASGSVDGSSGIPGANFNPNANPSAWPALVQQDGPAAVGEGGQSSFHHQGPGGSANNSASLGAAGVLGGHPSLSVNQSNTHQHQLHQMPSRDREMGGGNWDSKSAGPKIAGGEGIGGGMDHGAGGSGMSEEHSLVSSWRGQPSYPAANSKKGASRTDGWESGGTCTGVFGAAEGDNGTSGWGYPSSTSGVNVWGSAGNGGNMSQTSGVSQGGWGLSGDGGERGISGSEWGGNSGGVGGPNPGGEGMSGACSSNSSSSGGSTAGNPPTASSSSSTATTTTRAWDNQKGESETGEWGEGVGGRGGSSSSGGNSRSGGAPNSSRPRRQAVNAEAALQSLLNRSDLDPRVLSNTGWGQTQIRQNTEWNIDKHAGQSKGGSSSATSKHPPSLSGPSQYSSGPRTLSTDSVAPGVSPSLVPSTGSSGEGWESSSNSSSSGASLSGRAPPPIGPNMRNLGVSQSGPVTPTGPVIGSGVVPGPSQQGKATGWGGGGMGAGDCQEATGWGSDEYRGNSRGEKGGWGDLGQQSDPVTGCWGRSQDEKGTGGWKDMGGNGGGGWGSEQKAGVGKNWGEQDSKLNSGGGGWGNERKNGGGHSGGDLGVGGWGDWGESAPRRTWGAGGTGGGGSGGGGIGVVGGMGSKPQQSWSGGNKMHQMPNSQSGSITGPQAQLQQQQSQPRNQHPQLHQAMDQGAMQGGGGRKLISQAQNQNQSSGWTSGPIPGVPGGDGSGSEPSGWEEPSPQSISRKNEVDDGTSAWGDPDHYKPVNLWDKNSGHAVQGQAQAQQQQQQQQQQQQQQGPPVQQQPSRQTAALGGNRDFNTGPGKSSAMGPSGWGSTSPTSPTVDNGTAAWGKPSDAPTGWGDPDDAGGKTTCWGNPSSNPIKSGSKTMQDGWGNKESPVAASRNPSWEDEEEGGGMWNSTGSQGSGSSWGQGSNGGWGQSHSGKKPSSKGPLKAGGGESWMGPINRQFSNMGLLNDDPNGPNIDPTSGSIQEKKIEMDKRGMGMTDYNGDMRKGGRGGGGGVSYRPPGSKEAAPGDAGAYYDKAGHNIFGSSGGMAQSRHQPSIPQINQSPGIRAQVPHQFLSPQVPGSVLKQMPPPSGNMGGVGGVGGVAGVGGGVFPPQLSPQHIAMLSSIYPPHIQFQLACQLLLQQQQQPQQQQQQQLLQNQRKFTPNTRQQTDPQQLARIMAVLQQQRQVGGLSSSSKLSPSHHSGGGGGGPKLPGADPMSHPGLAASVADLHQKNLGPYSGFGSGVNLTGLDLGGSVVGGPGAMKDLGSQQSRFKWMMEGNCSPDTSSSENAFHKNGPVTPIKMPGGSPYSQYDIMVGEGLSDSWHRTPGNKMCAKPASTPSWPPEFQPGVPWKGIDRVDPESDPYMTPGSMMGNTVPPTLNDTEHQLLQDNTDSTPPLNTLLPSPGAWPYSASDSPLNNAHNSAKYTEYKTSWPPEPIGPKYGKASRGSSQNQLSRPPPGLASQKQPSPSPWSGGAPRLAARSWSSGSNSTGSTWSDGSSRESCWLVLSNLTPQIDGSTLRTICMQHGPLLTFHLGLTQGTALIRYSSRQEAAKAQSALHMCVLGNTTILAEFMSEEDVARYIAHSQAGGSGSGGAAASSQGSGPTATSTVGANSNGASCERGGAGGNGGVGGVDGASTVGGTGNGGAGSSSSAWQSLESTGSSSDQSATQGPGLGIFTQWSTNGTGIGGAGGVEAGRQGLWGSVGGMGGTGYPSSSLWASPALEDRHQMGSPASLLPGDLLGGGADSI; encoded by the exons ATGGAagacaagaaaaggaaaaaagacgaaaaaaggaaaagggaagCCTCTCAGAAG GTTGcagagcaaaaaaacaaag TGCCAGACTTGACTAAGCCAGCTTCTGCCCAGTCTTCTGCTACCCAGAGCAGCTCTGCCTCCCCCAGCCCTGGACCCACCCCCTCtgcctccccatctccagccaCCTCAGGCCCTGGCAGTGCTGCCACCCCATCACAGGGCGGCAACAATGCCAAGCGCCTGGCAGTGGCCAACGGACAGCCCACCTCCACCACCAGTTCTTCCTCCACCGCTGGCGGCTCCAGTGTTGCTGgaaacagcagtgcaagtaGCGGAGGCGGAACTCAGGCGCCTCAGCAGCCACCGCGCTACATGCCGAGAGAAGTGCCGCCACGATTCCGCTGCCAGCAGGACCATAAAGTGCTACTGAAGAGGGGTCAGCCGCCACTGTCCTCCATGCTGCTGGGAGGGGGGGTGGGAGGAGATGGCCCCAATGCAAACGTGGCTGCTGTTTCAG ATTCTGGCACAGCTGCCTCCTCATTGGCTCTCACCTCATCATCAGTTGCTGCTTCTACTACTACTtctaattatgcaaattccatGTGGGGGGCAAGCTCAGGCAGCCAGGCCTCCTCTCAGGGCAGGGAGAAGGTGATTGTTGATGGTAATGACCTAGAGGAGTGGCCTAGTATTGCTGGCAGTGATGGAGGGAGCAGCGGCAACAACGGAATGCCTGTGAATAGCATTAGTGCCTCTGGCAACCAATCCTCACCCACTTCCTCGTTCTCTTTGCCCAATGAATGTATGCAGTCGTCCAGCAGTTCAGCGTGGGTGACGGCTGCCTCCCAGGGTCATCTTGGAGGAGGTATTGCAGTAACTGCAGCTGGGCCTCTGCTACAACAGTCCTCCTCACTTTCCAAAGCCCCCGCTGTGCCAGGGAGCCATGATGCCAGTGGCTCCGTTGATGGCAGCAGTGGGATTCCAGGTGCCAACTTCAATCCAAATGCCAACCCTTCAGCCTGGCCTGCACTGGTGCAGCAGGATGGCCCCGCTGCTGTAGGTGAAGGAGGTCAGTCTTCCTTTCACCATCAGGGCCCTGGCGGGTCTGCCAACAACTCTGCTTCCCTGGGGGCAGCCGGTGTCCTGGGGGGTCACCCATCTTTATCTGTGAATCAATCAAACACCCATCAGCACCAACTTCACCAAATGCCATCCAGAGACAGAGAAATGGGTGGAGGGAATTGGGACAGTAAATCAGCGGGACCAAAAATTGCGGGGGGAGAAGGGATAGGGGGAGGAATGGACCATGGTGCAGGAGGAAGTGGGATGAGTGAAGAGCACAGCCTTGTCTCCTCATGGAGAGGCCAGCCTTCTTACCCTGCAGCTAACTCCAAAAAGGGTGCCTCAAGGACTGATGGTTGGGAGAGTGGAGGAACTTGCACGGGGGTATTTGGAGCTGCAGAAGGGGATAATGGGACTTCAGGTTGGGGTTATCCAAGTTCCACAAGTGGGGTTAATGTTTGGGGTAGTGCTGGAAATGGGGGCAACATGAGTCAAACCTCTGGGGTATCTCAGGGAGGGTGGGGGTTATCGGGAGATGGTGGTGAAAGAGGGATTTCTGGTAGTGAGTGGGGTGGAAACTCTGGTGGGGTTGGTGGACCAAATCCAGGAGGTGAGGGAATGAGTGGAGCCTGCAGCAGTAACAGCAGCAGTAGTGGAGGCAGCACAGCAGGGAACCCGCCCActgcttcctcctcttcctcaacaGCCACCACTACTACCAGAGCCTGGGACAATCAGAAAGGAGAGAGTGAAACGGGAGAATGGGGTGAGGGTGTAGGAGGACGGGGAGGATCGTCGTCCAGTGGTGGAAATTCTAGAAGTGGGGGCGCGCCAAATAGCAGCCGACCACGTCGGCAGGCAGTTAATGCAGAAGCTGCCTTACAGAGCCTGCTAAATCGCTCTGATCTGGATCCTCGGGTCCTGTCTAACACAGGCTGGGGCCAGACACAGATCCGCCAAAACACAGAATGGAACATTGATAAACATGCAGGACAGAGTAAAGGTGGATCCTCATCAGCTACATCAAAACATCCACCTTCTCTCAGTGGTCCTTCTCAATATTCTAGTGGACCTAGGACCTTAAGCACTGATTCTGTGGCTCCAGGGGTCAGCCCTTCCCTGGTTCCATCCACTGGGTCCTCTGGTGAGGGCTGggagagcagcagcaacagtaGCAGTAGTGGGGCTTCTTTGTCTGGGAGAGCCCCACCACCTATCGGCCCCAACATGAGAAATCTTGGCGTATCACAATCTGGGCCAGTGACTCCAACTGGACCTGTTATAGGGTCAGGGGTAGTGCCAGGCCCTAGCCAACAGGGGAAAGCTACAGGCTGGGGTGGAGGAGGGATGGGGGCTGGGGATTGCCAGGAAGCCACAGGTTGGGGTAGTGATGAATACAGAGGCAATAGTAGAGGAGAAAAAGGAGGATGGGGTGATCTTGGGCAACAAAGTGACCCTGTGACTGGATGCTGGGGAAGAAGTCAGGATGAAAAAGGGACAGGAGGGTGGAAAGACATGGGTGGGAATGGAGGGGGTGGGTGGGGATCAGAACAGAAGGCTGGGGTAGGTAAGAATTGGGGAGAGCAAGACTCCAAATTAAACAGTGGTGGAGGAGGGTGGGGAAATGAGAGGAAGAATGGAGGAGGGCACTCAGGTGGGGATTTaggtgtgggtgggtggggagaCTGGGGGGAAAGTGCTCCCCGGAGGACCTGGGGGGCAGGGGGTACGGGTGGTGGAGGAAGTGGAGGAGGGGGTATTGGTGTTGTTGGAGGCATGGGGTCCAAACCCCAACAAAGTTGGAGTGGAGGAAACAAAATGCACCAGATGCCAAACAGCCAGTCGGGCTCCATCACAGGCCCACAGGCACAACTGCAACAGCAACAATCACAGCCCCGCAATCAGCATCCACAGCTGCACCAAGCAATGGACCAAGGGGCTATGcaagggggtggggggaggaAACTCATCTCTCAAGCCCAGAATCAGAACCAAAGCTCAGGCTGGACTTCAGGGCCCATCCCTGGTGTCCCTGGAGGAGATGGAAGTGGATCTGAACCAAGCGGCTGGGAGGAACCCTCGCCGCAGTCCATAAGCCGGAAGAATGAAGTAGATGATGGAACATCAGCATGGGGAGACCCAGATCATTACAAACCGGTCAACCTGTGGGATAAGAACAGTGGTCATGCAGTCCAGGGCCAGGCCCaggcccagcagcagcagcagcagcagcagcagcaacagcaacagcagggacctccagtgcagcagcagcccaGCAGGCAGACTGCAGCACTTGGAGGTAACAGAGACTTCAACACTGGACCTGGGAAGTCTTCCGCTATGG GTCCATCAGGCTGGGGGAGCACTTCCCCAACTAGTCCTACAGTAGACAATGGCACAGCAGCTTGGGGGAAGCCTAGTGATGCTCCGACTGGTTGGGGAGACCCTGATGATGCTGGAGGAAAGACAACATGCTGGGGAAACCCTTCTTCAAATCCCATCAAATCTG GTTCAAAGACTATGCAAGATGGCTGGGGGAACAAAGAAAGCCCTGTGGCAGCGTCACGTAACCCAAGCtgggaggatgaggaggaaggtGGCGGCATGTGGAATAGTACTGGCTCCCAGGGAAGTGGGTCATCTTGGGGACAGGGAAGCAATGGTGGCTGGGGTCAGAGCCACAGTGGGAAGAAGCCCAGCAGTAAG GGCCCATTGAAAGCTggtggaggagagtcatggaTGGGCCCCATTAACAGACAGTTCTCTAACATGGGGTTGCTG AATGATGATCCCAATGGCCCAAACATTGACCCAACTTCAGGTTCTATCCAGGAGAAGAAAATAGAGATGGATAAAAGAGGCATGGGAATGACTGATTACAATGGAGACATGAggaagggaggaagaggaggaggtgggggggTGTCTTATCGTCCTCCTGGTTCCAAAGAGGCAGCACCTGGGGATGCTGGGGCTTATTATGACAAG GCTGGTCACAATATCTTTGGCAGTAGTGGAGGAATGGCCCAGTCCAGACATCAGCCAAGTATCCCGCAGATAAACCAGTCACCAGGGATACGAGCGCAAGTGCCTCATCAGTTCCTGTCACCTCAG GTGCCAGGCTCTGTGCTGAAGCAGATGCCCCCTCCCAGTGGAAACATGGGGGGAGTTGGTGGTGTGGGAGGGGTGGCAGGAGTTGGGGGAGGTGTGTTCCCTCCGCAGCTGTCCCCCCAGCATATTGCAATGCTCAGCAGCATCTACCCACCCCACATCCAGTTTCAGCTG GCTTGTCAGCTCCTCctccaacagcagcagcagccgcaacaacagcagcagcagcagctactGCAAAACCAGAGGAAGTTCACACCAAACACACGTCAGCAGACTGACCCTCAGcag CTGGCCAGGATTATGGCGGTGCTCCAGCAGCAGAGGCAGGTCGGGGGGTTAAGCAGCAGCTCCAAACTATCCCCCTCCCACCatagtggaggtggaggagggggtcCTAAACTGCCTGGGGCTGATCCCATGTCCCACCCAGGCCTGGCAGCATCTGTGGCTGACCTGCACCAAAAAAATCTAGGACCATACTCTG GGTTTGGATCTGGGGTGAACCTTACAGGTCTGGACCTGGGTGGCTCTGTGGTGGGGGGGCCTGGAGCCATGAAGGACCTAGGGAGTCAGCAGTCCCGTTTCAAGTGGATGATGGAGGGAAACTGTTCTCCAGACACTTCCTCATCTGAGAATGCATTTCATAAAAATG GTCCTGTCACCCCCATAAAGATGCCAGGGGGCTCACCATATTCGCAGTATGACATAATGGTTGGAGAAGGGCTGAGTGACAGTTGGCATCGCACCCCTGGCAACAAGATGTGTGCCAAGCCTGCCTCCACACCAAGCTGGCCCCCTG agTTCCAGCCTGGTGTGCCATGGAAAGGAATTGACCGTGTTGATCCTGAGTCTGACCCCTACATGACCCCAGGGAGCATGATGGGAAACACAGTGCCACCCACTCTCAATGATACAGAGCACCAATTGTTACAAGACAATACTG ATTCCACCCCTCCCCTCAACACCTTGCTGCCTTCACCTGGTGCCTGGCCCTACAGTGCCTCAGACAGTCCTCTCAACAACGCACACAACTCAG CAAAGTACACAGAATACAAGACCAGCTGGCCTCCAGAGCCCATTGGACCTAAGTATGGGAAAGCCAGTCGTGGCAGCAGCCAGAACCAGTTATCCCGCCCACCTCCAGGCCTAGCCAGTCAAAAGCAGCCATCGCCTTCCCCTTGGTCAGGAGGAGCCCCTCGATTGGCTGCCCGCAGCTGGAGTAGTGGTTCGAACAGCACTG gCTCGACCTGGAGTGACGGCAGCTCTCGAGAAAGCTGCTGGTTGGTGCTCAGCAACCTCACGCCAcag ATTGATGGATCCACTCTGAGAACCATCTGCATGCAGCATGGGCCGTTGTTGACCTTTCACCTTGGCCTGACCCAGGGCACTGCTCTGATTCGCTACAGCTCCAGACAAGAGGCAGCCAAGGCTCAGAGTGCACTTCACAT GTGTGTTTTGGGTAACACAACCATCTTAGCGGAGTTTATGAGTGAGGAAGATGTGGCTCGCTACATTGCACATTCCCAGGCTGGAGGATCAGGAAGCGGAGGAGCTGCAGCCAGCTCCCAAGGCTCCGGGCCTACAGCAACCTCCACAGTTGGGGCTAACAGTAACGGAGCAAGCTGTGAGAGAGGTGGAGCAGGAGGAAACGGTGGGGTAGGAGGAGTAGATGGAGCTTCCACAGTCGGAGGGACAGGAAATGGAGGAGCTGGGTCTTCCAGTTCTGCATGGCAAAGTCTAGAAAGCACAGGCAGCTCGTCGGACCAGTCTGCCACCCAGGGGCCCGGATTGGGCATTTTCACCCAATGGAGCACCAACGGCACCGGGATAGGTGGGGCCGGAGGTGTGGAGGCCGGAAGGCAGGGTCTGTGGGGAAGTGTGGGTGGGATGGGGGGGACAGGGTACCCCAGCAGTAGCCTCTGGGCTTCTCCGGCACTTGAGGATCGTCACCAGATGGGCAGCCCCGCCTCGCTGCTTCCAGGGGACCTGTTGGGCGGGGGGGCCGACTCTATCTGA